A stretch of Synechococcus sp. WH 8020 DNA encodes these proteins:
- a CDS encoding DUF3153 domain-containing protein — protein MTNALVAAEAALERGDYGQCIALLEPLAEANTISDSQGAEIHMLLVTAWMGKGDESKALSTCRRLTRCKDPELRTRARQLLDVLEAPSLERPARWSMQLPTLEMDPRVGQRPKLFNRRKLPPPPPSPPTGPTRAPAAGFALLVITVLVGLMLLLSGCVRITADLSLPGPDRVEMAWTIDSRSGLKLPWQDAFSRELRAMHLPWKVRNSGQGHLEVKAPTQNSEDAAALLSQTVEAAGRTAGLVLPAPTLKLEERNWLVGLKQELLLELDLRALESLNELQIVVRLGNQASLHDLQSSPAIASKNAKGELIWPLTIGVQNRLQWSQWRWSRLGVGSLAIVALLILTASLQRLRLMMGFGYPELPS, from the coding sequence ATGACCAATGCACTGGTAGCCGCGGAAGCCGCTCTCGAGCGTGGCGATTACGGCCAGTGCATCGCACTGTTGGAGCCGCTCGCAGAAGCCAACACGATCAGTGACAGTCAAGGAGCTGAGATCCACATGCTGTTGGTCACAGCCTGGATGGGGAAGGGGGATGAGAGCAAGGCCCTGAGCACCTGCCGACGCCTCACACGATGCAAAGATCCAGAGCTAAGAACACGGGCACGGCAGTTGCTGGATGTTCTTGAGGCGCCAAGCCTGGAAAGGCCTGCGCGCTGGTCAATGCAATTGCCAACATTGGAGATGGATCCGCGGGTTGGCCAACGACCCAAGCTATTCAATCGCCGCAAACTGCCACCACCACCACCATCACCTCCTACCGGTCCAACTCGAGCCCCGGCAGCTGGCTTCGCATTACTTGTCATCACCGTGCTGGTTGGGCTCATGCTCTTGTTGAGCGGCTGCGTACGCATCACTGCAGATCTCAGCCTCCCAGGACCAGACAGGGTGGAGATGGCTTGGACAATCGACAGTCGCAGTGGCTTGAAACTTCCTTGGCAGGACGCGTTCAGCCGAGAGTTGAGAGCGATGCATCTGCCTTGGAAGGTTCGCAACTCAGGACAAGGTCATCTTGAGGTCAAAGCACCAACCCAAAACAGTGAGGACGCTGCTGCACTCCTGAGCCAAACGGTCGAAGCAGCAGGACGAACAGCCGGCCTTGTACTACCAGCACCCACCCTCAAACTGGAAGAGCGCAACTGGCTCGTGGGTCTCAAGCAAGAGCTGCTGTTGGAACTGGATTTAAGAGCTCTTGAGAGCCTGAATGAGCTGCAAATTGTGGTGCGTCTTGGGAACCAAGCGAGCTTGCACGATCTGCAAAGCAGCCCTGCAATCGCAAGCAAAAACGCCAAGGGAGAACTCATCTGGCCGCTCACGATTGGCGTGCAGAACCGGTTGCAGTGGAGTCAATGGCGCTGGAGCCGCCTTGGAGTAGGCAGTCTCGCGATCGTGGCGCTGCTGATTTTGACTGCCAGCTTGCAACGGCTTCGGCTGATGATGGGTTTCGGTTACCCGGAATTACCGTCCTGA
- the priA gene encoding replication restart helicase PriA, producing MNATPIADFSKNPVRPPPVLVVVDVWVEAGRDGRTFTYCDQKQLNVRLGDLVQVSLRGRRIQGLVTACRTQPEDASRPLQPVDALLQSAAVGQAWRLWLEEMAQRCHTSPFRMLKAALPPGWLGQRVVTTVKERKLWWVSLPDSSPHLDADLPARQACLVSKLQEFGGGAWQRDLVAAGFQSGIVQALVRRELLVRELRLASDAQPSPVSVNLVDATEAPRTLNSEQRVAIETLQKQPEGGGVLLWGITGSGKTEVYLQLAADELAAGRHVLLLTPEIGLIPQLVDRCRRRFGSRVLEYHSGCKERERVHTWRNSLEAEEPLVIVGTRSAIFLPLSPLGLIVLDEEHDSSYKQESPMPCYHARDLAMARVQREGGRVLLGSATPSLETWIQLAPEGPLALARLQQRISHQPLPPVQIIDMRHELADGHRRLISRALMDRLSKLPEQGEQAVVLVPRRGYSTFLSCRSCGEVMQCPHCDVALTVHGKSTGHQWLRCHWCDYRAPVTTNCGHCGSSAFKPFGAGTQRVLEQLESELEGLRLLRFDRDTTGGRDGHRRLLEQFAAGEADVLVGTQMLAKGMDLPSVTLAAVLAADGLLHRPDLRAGEQALQLLLQLAGRAGRGERPGQVLVQTYSPDHPVILHLVDGRYERFLEEEARERREAGLVPYARACVLRLSGTSASTTATAAAVVAEQLRPGCKDAGWQLIGPAPAPVARVAGRSRWQLLMHGPQASALPLPSGSSLWDGLPSGVSLAVDPDPLQL from the coding sequence ATGAACGCAACCCCAATAGCCGATTTTTCGAAAAACCCCGTCCGCCCGCCACCAGTTCTAGTGGTGGTCGATGTTTGGGTTGAAGCGGGTCGGGATGGTCGCACCTTCACGTACTGCGATCAGAAGCAACTGAATGTTCGTTTAGGGGATCTTGTTCAGGTGTCCCTGCGCGGTCGCCGCATTCAGGGGTTGGTCACGGCCTGTCGAACACAACCTGAGGATGCAAGCCGCCCGCTCCAGCCTGTGGATGCGCTCCTGCAATCGGCTGCCGTTGGACAAGCCTGGAGATTGTGGCTTGAGGAGATGGCACAACGTTGTCATACCAGCCCGTTTCGAATGCTGAAAGCCGCTCTCCCTCCTGGCTGGTTGGGGCAGCGCGTTGTGACAACCGTGAAGGAACGCAAGCTTTGGTGGGTGTCCTTGCCTGACAGCAGCCCCCATTTGGATGCTGATTTGCCAGCGCGACAGGCCTGCTTGGTGTCCAAGTTGCAGGAGTTCGGGGGGGGAGCGTGGCAGCGAGATCTCGTCGCTGCAGGTTTTCAATCAGGAATCGTGCAAGCCCTAGTGCGCCGAGAGCTTTTGGTTCGTGAGTTGCGTCTCGCCTCTGATGCGCAGCCAAGTCCGGTGTCGGTGAACTTGGTCGATGCGACTGAAGCTCCCAGAACTCTCAACAGCGAGCAGCGGGTTGCAATTGAAACCCTTCAAAAGCAACCCGAGGGTGGAGGTGTGTTGCTTTGGGGAATCACCGGTTCAGGGAAGACCGAGGTCTACCTCCAGCTCGCCGCTGATGAGTTGGCAGCAGGGCGACATGTTTTGTTGCTGACTCCCGAAATTGGTTTGATTCCCCAGCTGGTGGATCGCTGTCGGCGTCGATTTGGCTCTCGAGTGCTCGAATATCACAGTGGTTGCAAAGAAAGAGAACGGGTCCACACCTGGCGCAACAGCTTGGAGGCAGAAGAACCGCTCGTCATTGTGGGCACCCGTTCGGCCATTTTTCTGCCGCTCAGTCCCCTGGGTTTGATTGTCTTGGACGAGGAGCACGACAGCTCCTACAAGCAGGAGTCTCCGATGCCCTGCTATCACGCCCGGGACCTTGCGATGGCGAGAGTGCAAAGGGAGGGAGGTCGTGTCTTGCTGGGTAGTGCAACACCCTCACTTGAGACCTGGATTCAACTCGCTCCAGAGGGTCCGTTGGCTTTAGCTCGTCTTCAACAGCGCATCTCTCATCAGCCTTTGCCGCCGGTTCAGATCATCGACATGCGCCATGAGCTCGCCGATGGCCATCGGCGCTTGATCAGCAGGGCGCTGATGGATCGTTTGTCGAAACTTCCTGAACAGGGAGAACAGGCGGTTGTGCTAGTGCCCCGCCGTGGATACAGCACGTTTTTGAGCTGCCGAAGCTGTGGTGAGGTAATGCAGTGTCCGCATTGCGATGTGGCGTTGACCGTTCATGGAAAAAGCACCGGTCACCAGTGGCTGCGTTGCCACTGGTGTGATTACCGAGCCCCGGTGACGACGAACTGTGGGCATTGTGGCTCGTCAGCTTTTAAGCCCTTTGGTGCTGGCACTCAAAGGGTTTTGGAGCAACTGGAGTCTGAGTTGGAGGGTCTGCGATTGCTGCGCTTTGATCGCGATACCACCGGTGGACGTGACGGACATCGGCGTTTGTTGGAGCAATTTGCGGCGGGTGAAGCGGATGTCTTGGTGGGAACCCAAATGCTGGCGAAAGGGATGGACCTGCCAAGCGTCACGCTGGCCGCCGTGTTGGCAGCTGATGGCTTGTTGCACCGTCCCGATCTCCGGGCTGGGGAGCAGGCGCTTCAGTTGTTATTGCAACTCGCAGGCAGGGCTGGCCGTGGAGAGCGTCCCGGGCAAGTCCTTGTTCAGACCTATAGCCCCGATCATCCGGTGATTTTGCACTTGGTCGATGGTCGTTACGAGCGTTTTTTGGAGGAGGAAGCTCGGGAGCGACGCGAAGCCGGATTGGTGCCCTATGCCAGGGCTTGTGTCTTGCGGCTGTCTGGGACGTCCGCATCCACAACGGCAACTGCTGCTGCCGTTGTGGCGGAACAACTTCGGCCCGGTTGCAAGGATGCTGGTTGGCAGCTCATCGGTCCAGCTCCAGCTCCGGTGGCAAGGGTTGCTGGACGCAGTCGCTGGCAGCTCTTGATGCATGGTCCACAAGCTTCGGCCTTGCCTTTGCCATCTGGCAGCTCCCTTTGGGATGGCTTGCCCAGTGGGGTGTCACTGGCTGTTGATCCAGACCCGCTACAGCTCTGA
- the argB gene encoding acetylglutamate kinase: MDDSLRVSVLSEALPYIQRFAGRRIVVKYGGAAMVHAELRDAVFRDIALLASVGVQPVVVHGGGPEINTWLKRLDIPSEFRGGLRVTDSDTMDVVEMVLVGRVNKQIVNGLNRLGASAVGLSGSDGRLVEARQWGDGNHGLVGDVARVNPDVLEPLLARGYVPVISSVAANPDGESHNINADTVAGELAAALEAEKLILLTDTQGILRDRDNPDSLIRQLRLSEARQLIHDGVVAGGMTPKTECCIRALAQGVAAAHIVDGRVPHALLLEVFTDAGIGTMVLGRG; encoded by the coding sequence ATGGATGATTCCCTACGGGTCTCCGTCCTGAGCGAGGCCCTTCCTTACATCCAACGCTTCGCTGGTCGGCGCATCGTGGTCAAGTACGGCGGCGCGGCCATGGTCCACGCAGAGTTGCGTGATGCCGTATTCCGCGACATCGCCCTACTTGCCAGTGTGGGAGTGCAGCCGGTGGTGGTTCATGGGGGTGGCCCAGAGATCAACACCTGGCTGAAGCGACTCGACATTCCCTCCGAATTTCGTGGCGGTTTGCGGGTCACCGATTCCGACACGATGGACGTGGTGGAGATGGTTCTTGTTGGCCGAGTGAACAAACAGATCGTCAACGGACTCAACCGTCTTGGAGCAAGCGCTGTAGGCCTCAGCGGTAGCGACGGCCGACTGGTGGAGGCTCGTCAATGGGGGGATGGCAACCATGGCTTGGTCGGCGACGTGGCTCGGGTGAATCCCGATGTGTTGGAACCACTTCTGGCACGGGGATACGTTCCGGTGATTTCAAGCGTGGCTGCCAACCCGGATGGGGAATCTCACAACATCAATGCCGACACGGTTGCTGGAGAGCTTGCTGCGGCACTCGAGGCAGAGAAATTGATTTTGTTGACTGACACCCAAGGAATCCTTCGCGATCGCGACAATCCCGACTCCCTGATCCGACAGCTCAGGCTGTCGGAGGCACGGCAATTGATCCACGATGGCGTTGTTGCCGGTGGAATGACGCCCAAAACAGAATGCTGCATTCGTGCTCTGGCTCAAGGGGTTGCTGCAGCCCACATCGTGGATGGTCGTGTCCCCCACGCTCTTCTCCTTGAAGTCTTCACCGATGCAGGCATCGGAACGATGGTTTTGGGCCGCGGTTAA
- a CDS encoding DUF2854 domain-containing protein, with protein sequence MNELISPGSLITIAGGVLTVVGALAYGAGNANLSLPTIFYGIPILLGGLALKSSELPPARRVTPKRQFREERETASPELVKLLNDVTRWRYGQKAHLESSLEALKLWDEDKPSQLLEIEEMSNEAGYGLRMRFACEAVGLERWQERRERLGRFFSKGMEAEIIPLENDQLDLTLLPKNEATRGEHGEP encoded by the coding sequence ATGAACGAGCTCATTTCGCCCGGAAGTCTGATCACCATCGCTGGCGGTGTCCTCACCGTGGTTGGTGCTCTGGCCTACGGAGCTGGCAATGCCAATCTCAGCCTGCCCACCATTTTTTACGGAATTCCCATTCTTCTCGGGGGTCTTGCCCTCAAATCCTCGGAACTTCCCCCAGCACGCCGGGTGACTCCCAAAAGGCAATTTCGCGAAGAACGCGAGACGGCATCTCCCGAACTGGTCAAGTTGCTGAACGATGTCACACGCTGGCGCTATGGGCAGAAAGCTCACTTAGAGAGCTCACTCGAAGCGTTGAAACTCTGGGATGAAGACAAGCCGTCTCAGCTGCTGGAAATTGAAGAGATGAGTAATGAAGCCGGATATGGTCTGAGGATGCGCTTTGCCTGTGAAGCAGTGGGGCTCGAGCGTTGGCAAGAACGCCGCGAGCGCTTGGGTCGTTTTTTTTCGAAAGGTATGGAAGCGGAAATTATTCCACTGGAAAACGATCAACTCGATTTGACCCTGCTCCCCAAGAATGAGGCCACGAGAGGCGAGCATGGAGAGCCCTGA
- the rpoD gene encoding RNA polymerase sigma factor RpoD, giving the protein MSPAATKLAKAKAKQAPSIMMLADEKGQPKQVKAKAKPASKAKAATKASTKPKVSKPTSKAKTSKAKTSKASSKAKVSATSANLDASADQLLAAAATTATAVKATETSAAKAKAEAKAKVLASIKVGPKGVYTEDSIRVYLQEIGRIRLLRPDEEIELARKIADLLHLEELAAQFESDNGKLPDTKEWAALVEMPVIRFRRRLMLGRRAKEKMVQSNLRLVVSIAKKYMNRGLSFQDLIQEGSLGLIRAAEKFDHEKGYKFSTYATWWIRQAITRAIADQSRTIRLPVHLYETISRIKKTTKVLSQEFGRKPTEEEIAESMEMTIEKLRFIAKSAQLPISLETPIGKEEDSRLGDFIEADIENPEQDVAKNLLREDLEGVLATLSPRERDVLRLRYGLDDGRMKTLEEIGQIFDVTRERIRQIEAKALRKLRHPNRNGVLKEYIK; this is encoded by the coding sequence ATGAGTCCTGCCGCGACCAAGTTGGCAAAGGCCAAAGCAAAACAAGCGCCTTCAATCATGATGCTGGCCGACGAGAAAGGTCAGCCCAAGCAAGTGAAGGCCAAAGCAAAGCCTGCCTCAAAAGCCAAGGCAGCAACAAAGGCCAGCACCAAACCAAAGGTAAGTAAACCCACTAGCAAAGCTAAAACCAGCAAAGCCAAAACCAGCAAAGCCAGCAGCAAAGCCAAAGTCAGCGCTACTTCAGCGAACCTGGACGCCTCTGCAGATCAACTACTGGCTGCAGCTGCAACGACTGCCACCGCAGTAAAAGCCACTGAGACGTCAGCAGCAAAAGCCAAAGCAGAAGCGAAAGCCAAGGTTTTAGCGAGCATCAAGGTAGGACCCAAAGGTGTTTACACCGAAGATTCCATCCGCGTTTACCTTCAGGAAATCGGACGCATTCGCTTACTGCGTCCGGACGAAGAGATTGAATTGGCTCGCAAAATTGCGGACCTACTGCATCTCGAAGAACTCGCAGCGCAGTTTGAAAGCGATAACGGCAAACTTCCTGACACCAAGGAATGGGCAGCACTGGTTGAGATGCCAGTGATTCGCTTCCGCAGACGATTGATGCTTGGCCGACGAGCCAAAGAAAAAATGGTGCAATCGAACTTGCGCCTCGTGGTGTCGATTGCCAAGAAATACATGAACCGAGGCCTTAGCTTTCAGGACCTCATTCAGGAAGGCAGCCTTGGCCTCATTCGTGCCGCGGAAAAATTCGACCATGAAAAAGGATATAAGTTCTCAACTTATGCCACCTGGTGGATCCGACAAGCCATCACTCGCGCCATCGCAGATCAATCGCGAACCATCCGACTACCTGTTCACCTTTACGAGACTATTTCCAGGATCAAGAAAACAACCAAGGTCCTCAGTCAGGAATTTGGACGCAAACCAACAGAGGAAGAAATCGCCGAGTCGATGGAAATGACCATCGAGAAATTGCGCTTTATCGCCAAGAGTGCACAGCTTCCAATTTCCCTCGAAACACCCATCGGCAAAGAAGAGGATTCACGGCTAGGCGACTTTATTGAAGCCGATATCGAAAATCCAGAGCAAGATGTTGCTAAAAATCTTCTTCGCGAAGACCTTGAAGGAGTTCTTGCAACCCTTAGCCCTCGCGAACGAGATGTCCTGCGCCTTCGCTACGGCCTTGACGATGGACGCATGAAAACATTGGAAGAAATTGGACAAATCTTTGATGTAACCCGTGAGCGGATTCGTCAAATTGAAGCCAAAGCCCTTCGTAAATTACGTCATCCCAACAGGAATGGAGTCCTCAAGGAATACATCAAATAA
- a CDS encoding single-stranded DNA-binding protein: protein MNHCVLEVDVLQAPTLRYTQDNQTPIAEMDVSFDALRPDDPKGQLKVVGWGNLAQDLQNRVQVGQRLVIEGRLRMNTVPRQDGTKEKRAEFTLSRLHSVGAAGSSPGQAPAAARKAPARPVPAQTPQSSESPTKPAAAGQDSAAQWNTSPLVPETDDIPF, encoded by the coding sequence ATGAACCACTGCGTGCTCGAGGTGGATGTCCTTCAAGCTCCCACCCTGCGATACACCCAAGACAATCAAACGCCCATTGCTGAGATGGACGTGTCCTTCGATGCCCTCCGACCCGATGACCCTAAGGGGCAATTGAAGGTCGTCGGATGGGGCAACCTCGCCCAGGACCTTCAAAATCGCGTGCAAGTCGGGCAGCGGCTCGTGATTGAGGGCCGACTGCGCATGAACACAGTTCCCCGTCAAGACGGCACCAAAGAGAAGAGAGCTGAGTTCACCCTCTCCCGGCTGCATTCAGTGGGTGCAGCGGGATCCAGCCCGGGCCAGGCCCCTGCCGCTGCTCGCAAAGCGCCAGCTCGACCCGTACCAGCTCAGACGCCCCAGTCTTCCGAATCACCGACCAAGCCCGCGGCGGCTGGACAGGATTCAGCGGCTCAATGGAACACCTCTCCCCTTGTTCCCGAGACCGACGACATTCCCTTTTAA